One genomic segment of Sebastes fasciatus isolate fSebFas1 chromosome 17, fSebFas1.pri, whole genome shotgun sequence includes these proteins:
- the gjb9b gene encoding gap junction protein beta 9b, which produces MNWSALESLISGVNKYSTVFGRVWLSMVFVFRVMVFVVAAQRVWGDESKDFVCNTAQPGCNNVCYDHIFPISHIRLWALQLIFVTCPSLMVVGHVKYREQKDMKYTTSHKGSHLYANPGKKRGGLWWTYLASLVFKAGFDTGFLYILYHVYDGYDMPRLSKCSLAPCPNIVDCYISRPTEKKIFTIFMVVSSAFCILMCICEMIYLICKRIQKLIKRKTDAERRMFADNHEMTSLAAPRSEFRSKSSIRVDPTLISTQNLSNFKEEERPSEKK; this is translated from the exons ATGAACTGGTCTGCGTTGGAGTCCCTCATCAGCGGGGTCAACAAGTACTCCACCGTGTTTGGACGCGTCTGGCTCTCCATGGTCTTCGTCTTCCGGGTGATGGTGTTCGTGGTCGCGGCCCAGCGAGTGTGGGGCGACGAGAGCAAGGACTTCGTCTGCAACACAGCCCAGCCGGGCTGCAACAACGTGTGCTACGACCACATCTTCCCCATTTCCCACATCCGCCTGTGGGCCCTGCAGCTCATCTTCGTCACCTGCCCGTCGCTCATGGTGGTCGGGCACGTCAAGTATCGCGAGCAGAAGGACATGAAGTACACCACCTCGCACAAGGGCAGCCATCTGTACGCCAACCCTGGGAAGAAACGCGGGGGGCTGTGGTGGACATACCTG GCGAGTCTGGTTTTCAAGGCAGGCTTCGACACCGGCTTCCTCTACATCCTGTACCACGTCTACGACGGCTACGACATGCCCCGCCTGTCCAAGTGCTCCCTGGCGCCGTGCCCCAACATTGTGGACTGCTACATATCGCGTCCCACCGAGAAGAAGATCTTCACCATCTTCATGGTGGTCTCCTCTGCTTTCTGCATCCTAATGTGCATCTGCGAGATGATTTACCTCATCTGCAAACGCATCCAGAAACTCATCAAGAGGAAGACCgatgcagagaggaggatgTTCGCCGACAATCACGAGATGACGTCGCTGGCAGCGCCCAGGTCAGAGTTCAGGTCCAAAAGCTCAATCAGAGTGGACCCTACATTAATCTCTACCCAAAATCTCAGTAACTtcaaggaggaggagaggccgTCTGAGAAAAAATGA